Within Bacillota bacterium, the genomic segment ATCCCCGGGAGGTGCTAGGATAATGAAGCTGAACGGTAAAGCTTGGAAATTCGGAGACAATATTTCCACAGACCATATTGCCCCGGGACGTTTGTTCCATCTGCGGTCCAATTTGCCGGAGCTGGCCAAACACGTTCTGGAAGACGCGGATCCGGAGTTCGCCAAGAAGGTGCAGCCGGGAGATTTCGTGGTGGGTGGTAGCAATTTCGGTTTGGGTTCCAGTCGGGAACACGCCCCGACGATCATTAAGTTGGCGGGGGTCAGCGCGGTTTTGGCCAAATCCTTTGCCCGGATCTTTTTCCGCAATGCCATCAATGTGGGATTGCCGGTCCTGATCTGTGATACGGACCGGATCGAGGCCGGGGACGAGCTGGAAGTTGATCTGGAACAGGGCGTGATTCTAAACAAAACCAAAGGGATTACGCTAAACTTTACGCCCCTGCCGAGTGTGATGCTGCAGATCCTACAGGACGGTGGCCTGGCCGCCCATGTCCAGAAGCACGGGGATTTGCAGTTAGATACTTAGATGACAGGAGTGTGATGACATTGGCCCATAGGATTACTTTAATTCCGGGGGACGGTATCGGGCCGGAGATCGCCGAGGCGACCAGACGGTGCATCGACGCCACCGGTGTGAAGATAGAATGGGAAGTGGTGGAAGCGGGCAGTGATGTGATCGACAAGTACGGAACACCGCTGCCGGAGCAAGTGCTAGAATCCATCAGAAAGAATAAGGTGGCCTTGAAGGGACCCATTACCACCCCCATTGGCCATGGGTTCCGCAGTGTGAATGTGGCCCTGCGCCAGGAACTAGACCTATTCGCCTGTGTACGGCCCAGCAAGTATTATCCCGGTATTGACAGCCCCTATCAGGATGTGGATTTGGTGGTCATTCGGGAAAACACCGAGGACCTCTATGCGGGAGTGGAGTTCGCCAAGGACAGTCCCGAAGCCCAAAGGATCATTGAAATGGCCCAGGGCAAGATTCGTCCGGACTCGGCCATTTCCATCAAGCCCATCAGTGTTACCGGAACCGAGAATATTGTCCGGTTTGCCTTTGAATATGCCCTAGCCAATGGTCGGCGGAAGGTGACGGCGATCACCAAGGCCAATATCATGAAATGCACCGACGGCCTGTTCTATGAGGTGGCCCGGGAAGTGGCTAAGGATTACGATGGCCGGGTGGAATACGAAGAGCGGCTCATCGATAATATGTGCATGCAACTGGTGCTAAAGCCCCAGAACTACGATGTGCTGGTACTGCCAAACCTGTATGGTGACATCATCTCCGATTTGTGTGCGGGCTTGGTAGGTGGTCTGGGTATGGCACCTGGGGCGAATATCGGTCGGGAGATTGCGGTCTTTGAAGCCACCCACGGCTCTGCACCGAAGTATAAGGGTTTGAATAAGGTGAACCCCACGGCGTTGATCCTTTCCGGTGTGATGATGTTGCGCCACATCGGGGAACAGGAAGCAGCAGACCGCTTGGAGCAGGCGGTGGCCGACGTCATCGCCGAGGGCAAGAATGTCACCTATGATCTGAAGAAGGATCCCCAGGATCCCACGGCGGTGGGGACCCGGGAGATGGCCGATGCCATCATTGCGAAACTGAACGCGTAAACGCCTAAGCCTTGGGGTGCCCGCGGTTCGCTGGGTGCTCCAAGGCTGATTCTTTTTCTTACAACAGGGGGGGGAATGCGGGTGGATTACGATGTTCTAGTGATTGGGGCCGGAGCCGCGGGTTATGTGGCGGCTTTGCATGCCGCAGGGCAGGGACTGCGGACGGCCCTAGTGGAAAAGGGTCAGGTCGGTGGTACATGTTTAAATGCGGGCTGTATTCCCACCAAAGCCTTAGTGAGTACCTGTCAGCTGCTGCAGAACATTCGACGGAGCGAGAGGTTTGGCATCAAAGTGGGGGATGTAACCGTTGATTACCCCCAGGTGCAAAAACGGAAGGAACAGGCGGTTTTAAGGCTACGCAAGGGCATAGAGTTTTTGTTTAAGAAGCACAAGCTGGAAGTCTATTCCGGTTATGCCACCTTTGTGGATCGGTATACGGTGGAGGTGGTAGGCGATGATGAAACCCAGCG encodes:
- a CDS encoding 3-isopropylmalate dehydratase small subunit encodes the protein MKLNGKAWKFGDNISTDHIAPGRLFHLRSNLPELAKHVLEDADPEFAKKVQPGDFVVGGSNFGLGSSREHAPTIIKLAGVSAVLAKSFARIFFRNAINVGLPVLICDTDRIEAGDELEVDLEQGVILNKTKGITLNFTPLPSVMLQILQDGGLAAHVQKHGDLQLDT
- a CDS encoding isocitrate/isopropylmalate dehydrogenase family protein; translation: MAHRITLIPGDGIGPEIAEATRRCIDATGVKIEWEVVEAGSDVIDKYGTPLPEQVLESIRKNKVALKGPITTPIGHGFRSVNVALRQELDLFACVRPSKYYPGIDSPYQDVDLVVIRENTEDLYAGVEFAKDSPEAQRIIEMAQGKIRPDSAISIKPISVTGTENIVRFAFEYALANGRRKVTAITKANIMKCTDGLFYEVAREVAKDYDGRVEYEERLIDNMCMQLVLKPQNYDVLVLPNLYGDIISDLCAGLVGGLGMAPGANIGREIAVFEATHGSAPKYKGLNKVNPTALILSGVMMLRHIGEQEAADRLEQAVADVIAEGKNVTYDLKKDPQDPTAVGTREMADAIIAKLNA